One genomic segment of Bacteroidota bacterium includes these proteins:
- a CDS encoding endonuclease/exonuclease/phosphatase family protein, producing the protein MFIVHRIVFPINIIFVLLLLGSYLAPWVNPENYWMVAFLGLMHPFLLLINFLFVVYWAIFLKLKVLYSFTAILCGFTHFNSTLKITSSTKENGNLLKVMSYNCNFFGYGLKRTTDTSPFFDLVKKEQPGIICFQEFMWEDNKRKNYINKCRQAMDCKNDYFYLGYKAMDTIRREYGQYIISKYTIINRGVIEFGTNKLNRCIWADVLYNNDTLRIYNAHLESIKLGDEEYKIMKDGEKNAGQIERTKSIVSKMKGAYMNRAIQARLVSDHIQSCPYKTVLCGDFNDTPVSYAYSTITKNMKDAFVESGSGFSRTYAGVMPSFRIDYIMADKKSNIYNYTLGEPYFSDHHLIEASVTWDKK; encoded by the coding sequence ATGTTCATCGTTCACCGTATCGTATTCCCTATAAATATAATTTTCGTCTTACTACTGCTAGGCAGTTATTTAGCCCCTTGGGTTAATCCTGAAAATTACTGGATGGTTGCATTTTTGGGCTTAATGCACCCTTTCTTGTTACTCATTAATTTCTTATTTGTGGTGTATTGGGCTATCTTTTTAAAATTAAAAGTATTATATTCATTTACTGCTATTCTTTGTGGCTTCACCCATTTTAATTCTACACTCAAAATAACCTCGAGTACCAAGGAAAATGGTAATTTGCTGAAAGTAATGTCGTATAACTGCAACTTCTTCGGCTATGGATTGAAACGCACTACCGATACTAGTCCTTTTTTTGACCTGGTGAAGAAGGAACAGCCGGGTATTATATGTTTTCAAGAATTTATGTGGGAAGACAACAAACGCAAAAACTATATCAATAAGTGTCGCCAAGCTATGGATTGCAAAAACGACTATTTCTATTTGGGCTATAAGGCTATGGACACTATCAGAAGGGAATATGGACAATACATTATCAGTAAATATACAATTATTAATAGAGGTGTCATTGAATTTGGAACTAATAAATTAAATCGTTGTATTTGGGCTGATGTTCTATATAACAATGATACCCTCCGTATATATAATGCCCACCTCGAAAGTATCAAATTGGGCGATGAAGAATATAAAATAATGAAAGATGGCGAAAAGAATGCAGGGCAAATAGAACGTACCAAAAGTATTGTAAGCAAAATGAAAGGTGCTTATATGAACAGAGCCATACAAGCACGTTTGGTATCCGATCATATACAATCGTGTCCATACAAAACTGTATTATGTGGCGACTTCAACGACACCCCTGTATCGTATGCTTATTCAACAATTACCAAAAATATGAAAGACGCATTTGTAGAAAGTGGCTCAGGATTTAGCCGCACATATGCAGGAGTGATGCCTTCATTTCGTATAGATTATATAATGGCCGATAAAAAATCGAATATCTATAATTATACTTTGGGCGAACCATACTTTAGCGACCACCACCTTATAGAAGCATCTGTAACCT